A genomic window from Planococcus rifietoensis includes:
- a CDS encoding FadR/GntR family transcriptional regulator, producing the protein MLLNPKKRTYELVVEQIQTLCLENNVPPGGRLPSERDLASLFGVSRNSVREALKGLESKGFLEIRQGGGSFLSETKHDMLGNELGTRIDAAEIQYIDDMLELRRAFEVEAASLAAQRATPENLLAIREVLGQMALAANDPELGVQADVDFHLQVANATKNQLLIDLMETLAKRLEENIRATRRHRFTDAERHQDTYNEHEEIYLAIESGNAELAKQLMSEHISRIRSELDRST; encoded by the coding sequence GTGTTATTGAATCCGAAAAAACGCACCTATGAATTAGTCGTCGAACAGATCCAAACGCTGTGCCTGGAGAACAATGTCCCCCCTGGCGGCCGTCTTCCTTCCGAGCGGGATTTGGCGAGTTTATTCGGCGTCAGCCGCAATTCCGTCCGCGAAGCATTGAAAGGCCTGGAAAGCAAAGGCTTTCTTGAAATCCGCCAAGGCGGCGGCAGTTTTCTCTCTGAGACGAAGCACGATATGCTCGGCAATGAACTCGGCACACGCATCGATGCAGCGGAGATTCAATACATCGACGATATGCTCGAGCTCAGGCGGGCGTTTGAAGTCGAAGCCGCCTCACTTGCAGCGCAGCGGGCGACGCCAGAGAACTTGTTGGCGATCCGTGAAGTGCTCGGGCAAATGGCATTGGCGGCGAACGATCCCGAACTCGGCGTCCAGGCTGACGTGGATTTCCATCTGCAAGTCGCCAATGCCACCAAAAATCAATTATTGATCGATTTGATGGAAACTCTTGCCAAGCGGCTGGAGGAAAATATACGTGCCACAAGGCGCCATCGATTCACCGACGCAGAGCGCCACCAGGATACGTACAATGAACATGAAGAAATCTATTTGGCAATCGAGAGCGGTAACGCCGAGCTGGCCAAGCAATTGATGAGCGAGCACATCTCTCGCATCCGTTCGGAATTAGATCGTTCAACATGA
- a CDS encoding FAD-binding oxidoreductase, producing the protein MAIPHQEKILHNLAEFLTSEQVSVNATIKELHGRDESYHAMQLPDIVVFPETAEQVSKIMKLSQQYAIPIVPFGLGSSLEGHVIPEQGGITVDFSLMNKVLHVDAEDFLVTVQPGVTRTQLNKELKKHGLFFSVDPGADATLGGMAATNASGTTSVKYGVMRDQVRDLEVVMADGTIIHTGNKAAKSSSGLHLNGLFVGSEGTLGCFTEMTLKVYGIPEFVTAARASFPSVKDAVEAVVSILQAGIPIARVELVDEQSMRQVNEYNDTAYLEKPTLFLEFHGNEAGLKQDVEFMEEIVQGHACEEIAFETDTAARNQLWEARHTLAYAYIHGYPGKKMMVTDVCLPISELANAVGHARENLEALGLPGGIVGHVGDGNFHALIMMNMEDPDEVARAQEFNGRIVEYALKRGGTCTGEHGVGLGKQKYQQQEHGAALEVMEKIKRALDPNNLLNPGKNIKVETKETIK; encoded by the coding sequence ATGGCAATTCCTCATCAGGAGAAAATCCTGCACAATTTGGCGGAGTTTCTTACAAGCGAACAAGTCAGCGTCAATGCGACGATCAAGGAGCTGCACGGCAGGGATGAATCCTATCATGCCATGCAATTGCCGGACATCGTCGTGTTTCCAGAAACGGCGGAGCAAGTATCGAAAATCATGAAGCTGTCCCAGCAATACGCGATTCCGATCGTCCCGTTCGGCCTCGGATCGAGCCTTGAAGGCCATGTCATCCCGGAACAGGGCGGCATCACCGTCGATTTTTCCTTGATGAATAAGGTGCTGCATGTCGATGCGGAAGATTTTCTCGTCACGGTCCAGCCGGGTGTCACCAGGACGCAATTGAATAAGGAATTGAAAAAACACGGATTGTTTTTCAGTGTCGACCCTGGGGCGGATGCGACCCTTGGCGGCATGGCGGCGACCAATGCGAGCGGCACAACATCCGTCAAATACGGCGTCATGCGTGACCAGGTGCGCGACCTTGAAGTGGTCATGGCGGACGGCACCATTATCCATACCGGCAATAAAGCGGCGAAATCGTCTTCCGGGCTTCATTTGAACGGCTTGTTCGTCGGCTCTGAAGGGACGCTTGGCTGCTTTACGGAAATGACCTTGAAAGTGTACGGCATCCCAGAATTCGTTACGGCGGCCCGCGCTTCATTTCCGAGCGTGAAAGATGCGGTCGAAGCGGTCGTCTCGATCTTGCAAGCGGGTATTCCGATTGCCCGCGTCGAACTCGTCGATGAACAGTCGATGAGGCAAGTGAATGAATACAATGATACCGCTTACCTCGAGAAGCCGACTTTGTTCCTGGAGTTCCATGGCAATGAAGCAGGGCTCAAGCAAGACGTGGAGTTTATGGAAGAAATCGTCCAGGGGCATGCGTGCGAAGAAATCGCTTTTGAGACTGATACGGCGGCGCGCAATCAATTATGGGAAGCACGCCATACTTTGGCCTATGCCTATATCCATGGCTATCCCGGCAAAAAGATGATGGTGACGGACGTTTGCCTGCCGATTTCAGAACTTGCAAACGCAGTCGGCCATGCACGGGAAAATCTGGAGGCGCTTGGGCTTCCGGGCGGCATCGTCGGCCATGTCGGCGACGGCAATTTCCATGCTCTCATCATGATGAATATGGAAGACCCTGATGAAGTGGCGCGTGCGCAGGAGTTTAACGGGCGCATCGTCGAGTATGCACTCAAGCGCGGAGGGACTTGTACAGGCGAACACGGCGTCGGGCTCGGCAAACAGAAATACCAACAGCAAGAACACGGAGCGGCACTTGAGGTCATGGAGAAAATCAAACGGGCGCTCGACCCGAACAATCTATTGAATCCCGGCAAAAACATCAAAGTGGAGACAAAGGAGACGATCAAATGA
- a CDS encoding bile acid:sodium symporter family protein yields the protein MKVLQSLSAIAGKYFAVWVILAALLAFFLPEAFVGFGAYITILLGVVMFGMGLTLKPVDFKIIAKSPLPVFVGVAAQFLVMPIAAFAIAYVLNLPPELAAGLVLLGCVPGGTASNVMVYLAKGNLALSVAMTSLSTLMAPIMTPLLLLLLAGQWLPVDPVSMFTSIIQVIILPIALGILIQRIFPAAVAKSISVVPLISVAAILIIVSAVTAANAQNVISSGFIVFLAVFLHNGFGLMLGYVIAMLMGLSETDRRAISLEVGMQNSGLGVALATAHFSPLAALPSVWGAIWHNISGPILATIWSKKPASAPNKENPELAARVKPAVNSGSK from the coding sequence ATGAAAGTATTGCAATCATTGAGTGCCATCGCTGGAAAGTATTTTGCTGTGTGGGTCATCCTGGCTGCCTTGCTGGCGTTTTTCCTGCCTGAAGCGTTTGTCGGATTCGGCGCCTATATCACGATTCTGCTCGGCGTCGTCATGTTCGGGATGGGCTTGACGCTCAAACCGGTGGATTTCAAAATCATCGCCAAAAGCCCGCTGCCGGTATTTGTCGGCGTGGCCGCACAGTTTCTCGTCATGCCGATCGCAGCGTTTGCCATCGCCTACGTGTTGAATCTGCCGCCTGAACTTGCGGCAGGCCTCGTGCTTCTTGGCTGTGTGCCAGGCGGAACGGCATCGAACGTCATGGTCTATTTGGCAAAAGGCAATTTGGCTTTGTCGGTCGCTATGACGTCCTTGTCGACTTTGATGGCGCCGATCATGACGCCGCTGCTTTTGTTGTTGCTTGCGGGGCAATGGCTGCCGGTTGACCCTGTCTCGATGTTCACGTCGATCATTCAAGTGATCATCCTGCCGATTGCGCTTGGAATCTTAATTCAGCGCATCTTCCCGGCAGCGGTCGCGAAAAGCATCTCGGTCGTGCCGCTCATTTCGGTGGCAGCGATCCTCATCATCGTCTCGGCTGTCACTGCAGCCAATGCGCAAAACGTCATCAGCTCCGGATTCATCGTCTTCCTTGCGGTATTCTTGCATAACGGCTTCGGCTTGATGCTCGGTTATGTGATCGCGATGCTCATGGGCCTCAGCGAAACAGACCGCCGCGCGATTTCACTCGAAGTCGGCATGCAGAACTCAGGGCTAGGTGTTGCTTTGGCCACCGCCCACTTCAGCCCGCTCGCTGCGCTGCCAAGCGTATGGGGCGCCATCTGGCACAATATCTCGGGTCCGATCTTAGCGACGATCTGGTCGAAAAAACCAGCCTCAGCGCCTAATAAGGAAAATCCGGAACTCGCCGCGCGGGTCAAACCGGCGGTAAATTCCGGATCCAAATAA